The following proteins come from a genomic window of Campylobacter concisus:
- a CDS encoding aldehyde dehydrogenase family protein: protein MKLLEKYGLFINGEWRDAKDGATLDAKNPANGEHLAKIADATEEDVNDAVRAAREAFKKFKHTTVSERAKLLNKIADIIDENKEHLAKVESMDNGKPIRETLNVDIPFAAEHFRYFAGVIMGEEGSANVLDEKQLSIVLREPIGVVGQIVPWNFPFLMAAWKLAPVIAAGDASVFKPSSETSLSVLELFRLIDKILPKGLINIVTGRGSKSGEWIKNHPGLDKLAFTGSTEIGRDIAIAAARRIIPATLELGGKSANIFFSDANLDKALDGLQLGILFNQGQVCCAGSRIFVEESFYDKFIEAAVKKFSTIKVGDPLDPSTQMGSQINKKQAEQILEYVEIGKKEGAKVAVGGKAYTANGCDKGAFVEPTLLVDVTNDMRVAQEEIFGPVGVVIKFKDEAELIKMVNDSEYGLGGGIFTQDITKALRVARSMETGRVWVNTYNQIPAGSPFGGYKNSGIGRETHKIILEHYTQMKNIMIDLTGKVSGFYAQ from the coding sequence ATGAAACTACTAGAAAAATATGGGCTTTTCATAAATGGTGAGTGGCGTGACGCAAAAGACGGTGCTACACTTGATGCAAAAAATCCAGCAAACGGCGAGCACCTTGCAAAGATCGCTGATGCTACCGAAGAAGATGTAAATGACGCTGTACGTGCTGCACGTGAGGCTTTTAAGAAATTTAAACACACCACAGTTAGCGAGCGTGCAAAGCTACTAAACAAAATCGCTGACATCATCGATGAAAACAAAGAGCACTTGGCAAAAGTTGAGAGCATGGACAATGGCAAGCCGATCCGAGAGACGCTAAATGTTGATATTCCTTTTGCAGCAGAGCATTTTAGGTACTTTGCTGGCGTTATCATGGGCGAAGAAGGCAGCGCAAACGTCCTTGACGAGAAGCAACTCTCTATCGTTTTACGCGAGCCAATAGGTGTTGTGGGTCAGATCGTGCCTTGGAATTTTCCATTTTTAATGGCAGCTTGGAAGCTAGCTCCAGTGATCGCAGCAGGCGATGCGAGCGTGTTTAAACCTTCAAGCGAGACAAGTCTAAGCGTGCTTGAGCTATTTAGGCTGATAGATAAAATTTTGCCAAAAGGTTTAATAAACATCGTAACTGGCAGAGGTAGTAAGAGTGGCGAGTGGATCAAAAACCATCCAGGACTTGACAAACTAGCTTTTACTGGCTCAACAGAGATCGGCCGAGATATCGCCATAGCTGCAGCTCGCCGTATCATCCCAGCTACACTTGAGCTTGGCGGAAAGAGCGCAAATATCTTCTTTAGCGACGCAAATTTAGACAAAGCGCTTGATGGCCTTCAGCTTGGAATACTATTTAACCAAGGTCAAGTTTGCTGCGCAGGATCTAGAATTTTCGTAGAAGAGAGCTTTTACGACAAATTTATAGAGGCTGCGGTTAAGAAATTTAGCACTATAAAAGTTGGCGATCCGCTAGATCCTAGCACTCAAATGGGCTCGCAGATCAATAAAAAACAAGCTGAGCAGATATTAGAGTACGTCGAGATCGGTAAAAAAGAAGGCGCAAAAGTAGCAGTCGGCGGCAAAGCCTACACCGCAAATGGTTGCGACAAGGGCGCATTTGTCGAGCCAACGCTGCTAGTTGATGTGACAAACGATATGAGAGTGGCTCAGGAAGAAATTTTTGGACCAGTTGGCGTTGTCATCAAATTTAAAGATGAAGCCGAGCTTATCAAAATGGTAAATGATAGCGAATACGGTCTAGGTGGCGGAATTTTCACGCAAGACATCACAAAAGCTCTAAGAGTTGCAAGGTCTATGGAGACTGGCAGAGTCTGGGTCAATACTTATAATCAAATCCCAGCAGGAAGCCC
- a CDS encoding sensor histidine kinase, whose translation MSEKTQILFKILSLYLVSSVLFLGYFFIHDYKNKKETLILNEVKSLKEIKMGIYMKARMNGLDSISSLTKEKGVHACIVLKNGEKIYKDFDCQKIDKSKNVNLISGKVAIFEKIQYMDDNTTDELSHADIFLVGKDIKAEILSLQISTTLKALFFFFALLFVAFYLAKLSLRPLYEKIDTLNRFIKDSTHEINTPLSVISMSIETADLDNLNERNLKRFNNISLAAKSLNNIYDALVHLSFNLDKPGKKELIDLNLLTTQRLNYFSPFFAKRGLEIDSSLKPSFINADLGGVSKILDNLLSNASKYAAPNSKVRITLEPNFFSISNTGRGISKEDQMKIFDRYTRFNDDQGGFGIGLNLVKECCKKNDIFVKCQSKLDGETTFSLSWQN comes from the coding sequence ATGTCTGAAAAAACGCAAATTTTATTTAAAATTTTATCTCTTTATCTTGTTAGCTCTGTGCTATTTTTAGGATATTTTTTCATACATGACTATAAAAACAAAAAAGAAACGCTCATTTTAAACGAGGTGAAGTCTTTAAAAGAGATAAAAATGGGCATTTACATGAAAGCTAGAATGAATGGACTTGATTCAATTTCAAGTCTAACAAAAGAAAAAGGCGTGCATGCTTGCATCGTGCTAAAAAATGGTGAGAAAATTTATAAAGACTTTGACTGTCAAAAGATCGATAAAAGCAAAAATGTAAATTTGATCAGCGGCAAGGTCGCGATATTTGAAAAGATCCAGTACATGGACGACAACACCACAGATGAGCTCTCACACGCAGATATTTTTCTAGTTGGCAAAGATATCAAGGCTGAAATTTTGTCTTTACAAATTTCAACCACACTAAAGGCACTCTTTTTCTTTTTTGCCCTGCTCTTTGTCGCCTTTTACCTAGCAAAACTAAGCCTAAGACCGCTTTATGAAAAGATAGATACGCTAAACCGCTTTATAAAAGACTCAACACACGAGATAAACACGCCTCTAAGCGTCATCTCCATGAGCATAGAAACGGCCGATCTTGACAACCTAAATGAGCGAAATTTAAAGCGTTTTAACAATATCAGCCTTGCCGCAAAGAGCCTAAATAACATTTATGACGCGCTCGTTCATCTAAGCTTTAACCTAGATAAGCCTGGCAAAAAAGAGCTCATAGACCTAAATTTACTAACCACACAAAGGCTGAACTATTTCTCGCCATTTTTTGCCAAACGCGGACTTGAGATAGATAGTAGCCTAAAGCCAAGCTTTATAAATGCAGATCTTGGGGGTGTGAGCAAAATTTTAGACAACCTTCTTAGCAACGCCTCCAAATATGCAGCGCCAAATTCAAAAGTACGCATCACTTTAGAGCCAAATTTCTTTAGCATAAGCAACACCGGTCGAGGCATCAGCAAAGAGGATCAGATGAAAATTTTTGACCGCTATACGAGATTTAACGACGATCAAGGTGGCTTTGGCATAGGGCTAAATTTAGTTAAAGAGTGCTGCAAGAAAAATGATATCTTCGTAAAATGCCAAAGCAAACTTGATGGCGAGACTACGTTTTCGCTCTCTTGGCAAAATTAA
- a CDS encoding response regulator transcription factor: protein MVRILLVEDDEILLDLISEYLSENGYDVTTSDNAKEALDLAYEQNFDLLILDVKLPQGDGFSLLSSLRELGVSAPSIFTTSLNTIDDLEKGYKSGCDDYLKKPFELKELLIRIQALLKRNFSHHSGDAIKISNEFSFHPQSKTLSKDGKNVNISSKESDLLALFLQNKGKILTKDEIFNKIWKYNEEPSELSLRVYIKNLRQILGKEAILNRRGDGYIYV, encoded by the coding sequence ATGGTTAGAATTTTGCTCGTTGAAGATGATGAAATTTTACTTGATCTCATCAGTGAGTATCTAAGCGAAAATGGCTATGATGTCACCACTTCAGATAACGCCAAAGAGGCGCTTGATCTTGCATATGAGCAAAATTTCGACCTGCTTATACTTGACGTCAAACTCCCACAAGGAGATGGTTTTTCACTTCTTTCTTCCTTAAGAGAGCTAGGTGTTAGTGCACCTAGCATCTTTACCACGTCACTAAACACCATCGACGATCTTGAAAAAGGCTACAAAAGTGGCTGCGACGACTATCTAAAAAAGCCATTTGAGCTAAAAGAGCTACTCATTCGTATACAAGCACTTCTAAAGAGAAATTTCTCACATCACAGTGGCGATGCGATCAAAATTTCAAACGAATTTAGCTTTCATCCGCAGAGCAAGACACTAAGCAAAGATGGCAAAAATGTAAATATCTCTAGTAAAGAGAGTGACTTACTCGCCCTATTTTTGCAAAACAAAGGCAAAATTTTAACCAAAGATGAAATTTTTAATAAAATTTGGAAATATAACGAGGAGCCAAGCGAGCTTAGCCTTCGTGTATATATCAAAAATTTACGCCAAATTTTGGGCAAAGAAGCCATATTAAACAGGCGTGGAGACGGCTATATCTATGTCTGA
- a CDS encoding pyruvate kinase: protein MKKLLLVALGAMFMLGGLANATEMMKKDDMGKDEMMKKEQMMKDDMGKKPMIKKDEMKKDDMGMKDEMKKDDMGMKKDEMKKGM from the coding sequence ATGAAGAAATTACTACTAGTTGCACTTGGTGCTATGTTTATGCTTGGTGGTCTTGCAAATGCTACTGAAATGATGAAAAAAGATGACATGGGCAAAGACGAGATGATGAAGAAAGAGCAGATGATGAAAGATGACATGGGCAAAAAACCCATGATAAAAAAAGATGAAATGAAAAAAGATGACATGGGCATGAAAGACGAAATGAAAAAAGACGACATGGGTATGAAAAAAGACGAAATGAAAAAAGGCATGTAA
- a CDS encoding AEC family transporter: protein MNFTPLFAIFFIIATGFFAKKVGIVEQKHSIPFVDFVLCFAMPALIFDKIYHVNVDVSLINTILIGFGSTAISAVMALVLGKIFKFTKVTTVSMVMLSLFGNTLFVGMPVIQGFFGDAMVNEVIFYDQIATGIPLSILGPLILSFAAPEKVSLFQNTMKILKFPPFIALIMALILKEVPLPEFIFAPLRMFEGSVTPVALFAIGVGLNFSSITSTYKGVSVVLLCKMILPAIIFFIILKFSGIQMNRTWVVGLFQCAMPTSALASAMIIKAGLDSSLAISSVAIGVLFSFITLPVIYFVFA, encoded by the coding sequence ATGAACTTCACTCCACTTTTTGCAATTTTTTTCATAATCGCAACTGGTTTTTTTGCTAAAAAAGTCGGCATTGTTGAGCAAAAGCACTCGATCCCATTTGTGGATTTTGTCCTTTGTTTTGCAATGCCTGCGCTAATCTTTGACAAAATTTATCACGTAAACGTCGATGTTTCGCTTATAAATACAATTTTAATTGGCTTTGGCTCAACAGCTATCAGCGCTGTCATGGCATTGGTGCTTGGTAAGATCTTTAAATTTACTAAAGTAACAACTGTTAGTATGGTCATGCTAAGCCTTTTTGGTAATACCCTATTTGTCGGTATGCCTGTCATTCAAGGCTTCTTTGGCGATGCAATGGTAAATGAGGTCATCTTTTACGATCAAATAGCCACTGGTATCCCACTTTCGATCCTTGGGCCACTTATTCTCTCTTTTGCCGCACCTGAGAAGGTTTCGCTATTTCAAAATACGATGAAAATTTTAAAATTTCCGCCATTTATCGCGCTTATTATGGCTCTTATCTTAAAAGAAGTCCCTTTACCTGAGTTTATCTTTGCTCCACTTAGGATGTTTGAAGGTAGCGTTACTCCGGTGGCACTTTTTGCGATTGGTGTTGGACTTAACTTTAGCAGTATCACAAGCACTTACAAAGGTGTTAGTGTCGTGCTTTTATGCAAGATGATCTTGCCAGCTATCATATTTTTCATCATATTAAAATTTTCAGGTATCCAAATGAATAGAACATGGGTCGTTGGTCTTTTTCAATGTGCAATGCCAACATCAGCCCTTGCAAGTGCAATGATCATAAAAGCTGGCCTTGATAGCTCTCTAGCCATATCCTCAGTGGCTATCGGCGTGCTGTTTTCATTTATCACGCTTCCAGTTATCTATTTTGTATTTGCGTAA
- a CDS encoding HU family DNA-binding protein gives MKKAEFIQAVADKAGLSKKDTLKVVDATLETIQAVLEKGDTISFIGFGTFGTADRAARKARVPGTKKVIDVPASKAVKFKVGKKLKEAVAAGAAKKGKKK, from the coding sequence ATGAAAAAAGCTGAATTTATTCAAGCTGTTGCCGATAAGGCTGGTCTTTCAAAAAAAGATACTCTAAAAGTTGTTGATGCTACTTTGGAGACAATCCAAGCAGTTCTTGAAAAAGGCGATACAATTAGCTTTATAGGCTTTGGTACTTTCGGTACTGCTGACAGAGCTGCAAGAAAAGCTAGAGTTCCTGGAACTAAAAAAGTTATCGACGTTCCTGCTAGCAAAGCAGTTAAATTCAAAGTTGGCAAAAAACTTAAAGAAGCAGTTGCTGCTGGTGCTGCTAAAAAAGGTAAAAAGAAATAA
- a CDS encoding YaaA family protein, whose product MALKILFSPSESKISLNTNNKFNGKDLIFPELFDKRVEILNRYDEFLKKANLDDIKKLFGLKELEESKQLRETLSQKGSIKATLRYDGVAYKHLNYRGLDNEAQKYINNNVLIFSNLFGPILAKDEIPEYKLKQGEKLDGFEISKFYEKNFSKAVDEFLQNDEILDLRAKFYEKFYTIKKEYITFCFVKNKKIVSHHAKAYRGEVLRQIANKLIKNKDELMSLNFKNLKLIDMKKFGLKTELMFEICE is encoded by the coding sequence ATGGCATTAAAAATTCTCTTTTCTCCAAGCGAAAGTAAAATTTCTCTAAATACAAATAATAAATTTAATGGTAAGGATTTGATATTTCCAGAGCTTTTTGATAAAAGAGTTGAAATTTTAAATAGATACGATGAGTTTTTAAAAAAAGCAAATTTAGACGATATAAAAAAGCTTTTTGGGCTAAAAGAGCTTGAAGAGAGTAAGCAGCTGCGAGAAACCCTATCTCAAAAAGGCAGCATAAAAGCTACTTTAAGGTATGATGGAGTGGCTTATAAACATCTAAACTATCGTGGTTTAGACAACGAGGCACAAAAATATATAAATAATAATGTTTTAATATTTTCAAATTTATTTGGGCCTATCTTAGCAAAAGATGAGATACCAGAGTACAAACTAAAGCAAGGTGAAAAGCTAGATGGCTTTGAAATTTCAAAATTTTATGAAAAAAATTTTAGTAAAGCGGTTGATGAATTTTTACAAAATGATGAGATCTTAGACCTTAGAGCTAAGTTTTATGAAAAATTTTACACTATAAAAAAAGAATACATAACTTTTTGTTTTGTAAAAAATAAAAAAATAGTGAGTCATCACGCAAAAGCGTATAGAGGCGAAGTCTTGCGCCAGATAGCAAATAAACTTATAAAAAATAAAGATGAACTAATGAGCTTAAATTTTAAAAATTTAAAGCTTATTGATATGAAAAAGTTTGGTCTAAAGACCGAGCTTATGTTTGAAATTTGCGAGTAA
- a CDS encoding flagellin, with the protein MRITNQLRFSQTLNDYQKNMTGVNKSYKQLSNGLKIQDPYDGAATYNDAMRLDYEATTLTQVVDATGKSVNFSKNTDNALQEFEKQLENFKTKVVQAASSVHSKTSLEALANDLQGIKNHLVNIANTSVNGQFLFSGSAVDTKPIDGAGKYQGNRDYMKTSAGAQVELPYNIPGYDLFLGKDGDYSKILTTNVRLADQTRTDISYAPKFLNDNSKIKNMIGLNYASDSVVRSDGSYNGTINPDYDFLDNSNVNFPDTYFFMQGKKPDGTTFTSKFKMSANTTMAGLMEKIGMEFGNTKTTKVVDVSINNDGQFNIKDLTKGNQTIDFHMVAATSVAPNRGAIAQNNALDTVNSLEDLETMANKVPKKVHITEFVKSKYTDKDGNATNAFDYDKVRFERKDNELIANLPQVARRTGEYATDQTKLSEVSGTKESYDRNLYPKDVDARKRELFNIDNQEINLQVKSITGTKYDIKVKMGTAGGTNTPVQFEITSTPPGGTPSAPRTLTVYNSDEFGSYRTYASDFTYRQLMDIVAMAASDNIPNPPHAEDANFDTDIEKVKRDQNYNAYKEALSKTKGTVETTLDDRGRMVLTDKTKSVTNIEVTMHDAKNSDKFDGDSTGRDTAGNAGHPQGKGSVFSFNENNALTIDEPSTSVFQDLDNMIEAVRKGYYRADANSNDPRNTGMQGALQRLDHLIDHANKELTKIGSQSRLLTATKERAEVMKVNVQTVKNDVIDADYAESYLKFTQLSLSYQATLQASAKINQLSLLNYLN; encoded by the coding sequence ATGAGAATAACAAACCAACTACGTTTTAGTCAGACTTTGAATGACTACCAAAAAAATATGACTGGTGTAAATAAAAGCTACAAGCAGCTCTCAAATGGTTTGAAAATTCAAGATCCATACGATGGTGCTGCGACTTATAATGATGCAATGAGGCTTGATTATGAAGCGACTACTCTCACTCAAGTAGTTGATGCCACTGGTAAATCTGTAAATTTCTCAAAAAATACAGATAATGCATTGCAAGAGTTTGAAAAACAGCTTGAAAATTTTAAGACAAAAGTAGTCCAAGCAGCTAGCAGCGTGCATAGTAAGACATCGCTAGAGGCTTTAGCAAATGATCTTCAAGGTATAAAAAATCACCTTGTGAATATTGCAAACACTTCGGTTAATGGGCAGTTTTTGTTTTCTGGAAGCGCTGTTGATACAAAGCCAATAGATGGTGCAGGAAAGTATCAAGGCAACCGTGATTATATGAAAACATCAGCCGGTGCTCAGGTTGAGCTTCCTTACAATATCCCAGGATATGATCTATTTTTAGGAAAAGACGGTGATTACAGTAAAATTTTGACCACAAATGTTCGTTTAGCTGATCAAACTAGAACCGATATCTCTTATGCGCCAAAATTTCTAAACGATAACAGCAAGATAAAAAATATGATAGGGTTAAATTACGCTAGTGATTCAGTGGTTAGAAGTGATGGCTCTTACAATGGCACAATAAATCCGGATTATGATTTTTTAGATAATTCAAATGTAAATTTTCCGGATACATATTTTTTCATGCAAGGTAAAAAGCCAGACGGCACGACATTTACTAGCAAATTTAAGATGAGTGCAAATACAACAATGGCTGGACTTATGGAAAAAATCGGCATGGAATTTGGCAATACAAAAACAACAAAAGTTGTTGATGTAAGCATAAATAACGATGGACAATTTAATATAAAAGATCTTACTAAAGGTAATCAAACTATTGACTTTCATATGGTTGCGGCCACATCAGTAGCACCAAATCGCGGCGCAATCGCTCAAAACAACGCGCTTGATACGGTAAATTCTCTTGAAGATCTTGAAACTATGGCAAATAAGGTTCCAAAAAAGGTTCATATCACCGAGTTTGTAAAGAGCAAATATACCGATAAAGATGGAAATGCGACAAATGCATTTGACTATGATAAGGTTAGATTTGAGAGAAAGGATAATGAGCTAATCGCGAATTTACCTCAAGTAGCTAGAAGAACGGGCGAATATGCAACAGATCAGACAAAGCTAAGCGAAGTCTCTGGTACAAAAGAGAGCTACGATAGAAATTTATATCCAAAAGATGTTGATGCTAGAAAGAGAGAGCTTTTTAATATCGACAACCAAGAGATAAATTTACAAGTAAAGTCAATCACCGGCACAAAATATGACATAAAGGTAAAAATGGGCACAGCAGGGGGTACAAATACTCCAGTGCAATTTGAAATAACATCTACACCACCAGGTGGCACACCTTCTGCACCTAGGACTTTAACTGTTTATAACTCAGATGAGTTTGGAAGTTACAGAACTTATGCTAGTGATTTTACTTATAGGCAGCTTATGGATATCGTTGCTATGGCAGCAAGCGATAATATTCCAAACCCTCCACATGCAGAAGACGCAAATTTTGATACAGATATAGAAAAGGTAAAAAGAGATCAAAACTACAATGCCTATAAAGAGGCTTTATCAAAAACAAAGGGCACGGTAGAGACAACTTTAGATGATCGTGGCAGAATGGTTTTAACCGATAAGACAAAATCAGTAACAAACATAGAAGTAACTATGCATGATGCAAAAAATAGCGATAAATTTGATGGCGATAGCACTGGTAGAGATACAGCTGGTAATGCTGGCCACCCTCAAGGAAAGGGTTCTGTCTTTAGCTTTAATGAAAATAATGCTTTAACTATTGATGAGCCAAGTACGAGCGTTTTTCAAGACCTTGATAATATGATCGAAGCTGTTAGAAAGGGATATTATAGAGCTGATGCAAATAGCAATGACCCACGAAATACCGGCATGCAAGGCGCATTACAAAGGCTTGATCATTTAATAGATCATGCAAATAAAGAGCTTACAAAGATCGGCTCTCAATCAAGACTTTTAACAGCTACAAAAGAGCGAGCCGAAGTAATGAAAGTGAATGTACAAACTGTTAAAAATGATGTAATTGATGCAGACTATGCGGAGTCATATCTCAAATTTACGCAGCTTTCACTATCTTATCAAGCAACCCTACAAGCGAGCGCAAAGATAAATCAACTAAGCTTGCTAAATTATTTAAATTAA
- a CDS encoding FtsK/SpoIIIE family DNA translocase — MYFGIATAAPTADFVGLLGQSLGILNIKYFGLIAYVYPFLLIILGYFVYKNFKKFDFDFAQFLVGIFLFFIAFLMFQALSASSVNGGIIGNFIVSALKEVIGSIGTAVAILMMFIISLGLAFRENFIIVLRKAFVDKEVKVHEERNLKEIKQKQLPKIERKKQKNNDIKEEELIEAQVLNDDEQNLDEELEPEPEIESRASTINGVEILNEVAENKKLLDQIERGNVEKPKNFVLPPLKFLNDPPKRSHSVNETEIDQQISNLLDKLRKFKIDGDVVRTYTGPIVTTFEFRPAPHIKVSKILTLQDDLAMALKAQTIRIQAPIPGKDVVGIEVPNQNLETIYLKEILESEVFKNASSPLTMALGKDIVGAPFVTDLKKLPHLLIAGTTGSGKSVGINAMLLSLLYRNSPQTLRLMMIDPKMLEFSIYNDIPHLLTPVITEAKRAITALANMVAEMERRYKIMSQTRTKNIESYNEKMKEEGGEQFPYIVVIIDELADLMMTSGKDVELYIGRLAQMARASGIHLIVATQRPSVDVVTGLIKANLPSRISYRVGQRIDSKVILDQMGAESLLGRGDMLFTPPGSPGVIRLHAPFASEKEIETVVNFLKEQQDVVYDEKFLIEEGASGSVVTGALGEGELDELYEEAKEIILSEQKTSISYLQRRLKIGYNKAANIIEQMEKMGVLSPVNAKGQREIL, encoded by the coding sequence ATATATTTTGGTATCGCTACAGCTGCTCCAACTGCTGATTTTGTTGGCTTGCTTGGACAAAGCCTTGGTATTTTAAATATCAAATATTTTGGACTTATCGCGTATGTTTATCCATTTTTATTGATCATTTTGGGCTATTTTGTCTATAAAAATTTTAAGAAATTCGACTTTGATTTTGCTCAGTTTTTGGTAGGAATTTTTCTCTTTTTTATAGCTTTTTTGATGTTTCAAGCCTTGAGTGCTTCAAGTGTAAATGGCGGTATAATTGGGAATTTTATAGTTAGTGCTTTAAAAGAGGTGATTGGCTCTATCGGCACTGCGGTTGCTATACTTATGATGTTTATTATCTCACTTGGGCTTGCTTTTAGGGAAAATTTTATCATTGTTTTAAGAAAGGCTTTTGTGGATAAAGAGGTAAAAGTCCATGAAGAGAGAAATTTAAAAGAGATAAAACAAAAACAACTTCCAAAAATCGAACGCAAAAAACAAAAGAATAATGATATAAAAGAAGAAGAACTTATCGAAGCTCAGGTGCTAAATGATGATGAACAGAATTTAGATGAAGAGCTAGAGCCTGAGCCAGAAATAGAGAGTAGGGCCTCAACTATAAACGGAGTTGAAATTTTAAACGAAGTGGCTGAGAATAAGAAGCTGCTTGATCAAATAGAACGAGGAAATGTGGAAAAGCCAAAGAATTTTGTCTTGCCACCGCTTAAATTTTTAAACGATCCGCCAAAACGCTCGCATAGCGTAAATGAAACGGAAATCGATCAGCAAATTTCTAATTTGCTTGATAAACTCCGTAAGTTTAAAATAGACGGAGATGTGGTTAGAACTTATACTGGGCCTATCGTCACGACATTTGAGTTTCGTCCAGCTCCACATATCAAGGTAAGTAAAATTTTAACACTTCAAGATGACCTAGCGATGGCACTAAAAGCTCAAACGATCCGTATCCAAGCGCCAATTCCTGGTAAAGATGTGGTAGGTATCGAGGTACCAAATCAAAATTTGGAAACAATCTATCTAAAAGAAATTTTAGAGAGCGAAGTCTTTAAAAATGCAAGTAGCCCGCTAACTATGGCACTTGGTAAAGATATCGTCGGTGCTCCTTTTGTGACTGACCTTAAAAAGCTCCCACATTTGCTAATAGCTGGAACAACGGGATCTGGCAAGAGTGTCGGTATAAATGCGATGCTTTTAAGCTTGCTTTATAGAAATAGCCCACAAACTTTGCGTCTAATGATGATAGATCCAAAAATGCTTGAGTTTAGCATATATAACGATATCCCGCATCTTCTAACCCCAGTTATCACAGAGGCTAAAAGGGCGATCACTGCACTTGCCAATATGGTCGCTGAGATGGAGCGAAGATATAAGATAATGAGCCAAACTCGTACTAAAAATATAGAGAGCTACAATGAAAAGATGAAAGAGGAGGGCGGAGAGCAGTTTCCATACATCGTTGTGATCATCGACGAGCTTGCTGATCTTATGATGACTAGTGGCAAGGATGTGGAGCTTTATATTGGACGCTTAGCGCAGATGGCAAGGGCTAGTGGCATACACTTGATAGTGGCAACCCAGCGCCCAAGTGTCGATGTCGTGACTGGTCTTATAAAGGCAAATTTGCCAAGTAGGATAAGCTATAGAGTAGGGCAAAGGATCGATAGTAAGGTCATCCTTGATCAAATGGGAGCTGAGAGCTTACTTGGACGCGGAGATATGTTATTTACACCTCCAGGAAGCCCTGGTGTGATCAGACTTCATGCGCCATTTGCTAGCGAAAAAGAGATAGAAACGGTCGTAAATTTCTTAAAAGAGCAACAAGATGTAGTTTATGATGAGAAATTTTTAATAGAAGAAGGTGCAAGCGGAAGTGTGGTTACCGGTGCTCTAGGAGAAGGTGAACTTGACGAGCTTTACGAAGAGGCTAAAGAGATCATTTTAAGTGAGCAAAAAACGTCGATCAGTTATCTGCAAAGACGTTTAAAAATAGGTTATAACAAAGCTGCAAACATAATAGAGCAAATGGAAAAAATGGGTGTCTTAAGCCCAGTGAATGCAAAAGGCCAAAGAGAAATTTTATAG
- a CDS encoding tyrosine-type recombinase/integrase, with protein MTLNELFNNYISFYELILSPTTLRSDIATYNKHFKNSLGLKDIEDINFIDIQKFCNDLIKQDYKIKTIKNIVAKLKVIFKLGIKLELINKNPCDFIELPKFDNKRYFDYSIAIQKRFIKAISENTDASSDIFFFLLHGRRKNEVLSLKFSDINFKTRTYIIPFKINKAKRNMIYKMSDELFNRLYKRFLIAKKENKLNDYVFINPMTNDKFKDLRKSWASLLKKNNLPKIRLHDIRHLIGTYSINYLKIPIEQVSFTLGHTNITTTQKYITANVKKSKETIENLLKSISE; from the coding sequence ATGACACTAAATGAGCTTTTTAATAATTACATTAGCTTTTATGAGCTTATTTTAAGTCCAACTACTCTAAGAAGCGATATAGCTACATATAACAAGCATTTTAAAAACTCACTTGGCTTAAAGGATATAGAAGATATAAATTTTATCGATATTCAAAAGTTTTGTAATGATCTTATCAAGCAAGATTACAAGATAAAGACTATTAAGAATATCGTTGCAAAGCTAAAGGTTATTTTCAAACTGGGTATAAAGCTGGAGTTAATAAATAAAAATCCTTGTGATTTTATTGAGCTGCCAAAGTTTGATAATAAAAGATATTTTGATTACTCGATCGCTATTCAAAAACGCTTTATTAAGGCTATTAGTGAAAATACCGATGCAAGCTCTGATATATTCTTTTTTCTACTTCACGGCAGACGAAAAAATGAAGTATTAAGCTTAAAATTTAGCGATATAAATTTTAAGACTAGGACTTATATTATCCCCTTTAAAATCAATAAGGCCAAAAGAAATATGATTTATAAGATGAGCGATGAACTTTTTAATCGTCTTTACAAAAGATTTTTGATAGCTAAGAAAGAAAATAAGCTAAACGATTATGTCTTTATTAATCCTATGACTAACGATAAATTTAAAGATTTGCGTAAAAGCTGGGCTTCACTTCTTAAAAAGAATAACTTACCTAAAATCAGACTTCACGATATAAGGCATTTAATCGGCACATATTCAATTAATTATTTAAAAATTCCCATCGAGCAAGTATCATTTACATTGGGGCATACAAATATAACTACAACACAAAAATATATTACTGCAAACGTTAAAAAATCTAAAGAAACTATCGAAAATTTACTAAAATCAATTTCAGAATAA